A stretch of the Neisseria sp. DTU_2020_1000833_1_SI_GRL_NUU_006 genome encodes the following:
- a CDS encoding pseudouridine synthase, producing the protein MDNTSEETMRLSKRMAQLGLCSRREADSYIEQGWVKVNGQTAVLGQKVTERDRIDLNRQAHEKQAERVTILLNKPVGYVSAQAEKGYKSAAELITADNRWEGDDSRIPFSEKHKFGLAPAGRLDIDSVGLLVLTQDGRIAKQLIGENSGSEKEYLVRVRGKLDEKGLALLNHGLSLDGEKLRPAKVEWQNEDQLRFVLKQGKKRQIRRMCELVGLRVVGLKRIRMGKVKLGKLPPGKWRYLRADESF; encoded by the coding sequence ATGGACAATACATCCGAAGAAACCATGCGACTTTCCAAGCGTATGGCGCAATTGGGCTTGTGCTCGCGCCGCGAGGCAGACAGCTACATCGAGCAAGGCTGGGTCAAGGTCAACGGGCAAACCGCCGTACTCGGTCAGAAAGTAACCGAACGCGACCGCATCGACCTCAACCGGCAGGCGCATGAAAAACAGGCAGAGCGCGTTACCATCCTGCTCAACAAGCCCGTCGGCTACGTCAGCGCGCAGGCGGAAAAAGGCTATAAATCCGCCGCCGAGCTGATTACCGCCGACAACCGTTGGGAAGGGGACGACAGCCGTATCCCCTTCAGCGAAAAACACAAATTCGGCTTGGCGCCCGCCGGTAGGCTGGACATCGATTCCGTCGGGTTGCTGGTGTTGACGCAGGACGGCCGCATCGCCAAGCAGCTTATCGGCGAAAACAGCGGCAGTGAAAAAGAATATTTGGTACGCGTGCGCGGCAAATTGGACGAAAAAGGACTTGCCTTGCTCAACCACGGATTGAGTTTGGACGGAGAGAAACTGCGTCCTGCCAAAGTAGAATGGCAAAACGAAGACCAGCTGCGTTTCGTGTTGAAACAAGGCAAAAAGCGACAAATCCGCCGTATGTGCGAACTCGTCGGTTTGCGCGTCGTCGGGCTGAAGCGGATTCGAATGGGTAAAGTCAAACTGGGCAAACTGCCGCCCGGCAAATGGCGTTATCTGCGGGCGGATGAATCGTTTTAA
- the galU gene encoding UTP--glucose-1-phosphate uridylyltransferase GalU codes for MKPIKKAVFPVAGMGTRFLPATKASPKEMLPIVDKPLIQYAVEEAVEAGCTEMVFITGRNKRSIEDHFDKAYELETELEMRQKDKLLEHVKDILPSNITCLYIRQAEALGLGHAVLCARAAVGDEPFAVILADDLIDAPKGALKQMVDIYNQSGNSVLGVETVDPSQTGSYGIVEVEKLNSFQRITNIVEKPKPEEAPSNLAVVGRYILTPRIFSLLENLPRGAGNEIQLTDGIARLLDHEFVLAHAFDGKRYDCGSKLGYLEATVAYGLKHPETGAQFRELLKQYS; via the coding sequence ATGAAACCGATTAAAAAAGCCGTTTTCCCTGTAGCCGGTATGGGTACGCGCTTTCTGCCTGCCACCAAAGCCAGTCCGAAAGAAATGCTGCCTATCGTCGATAAGCCGTTGATTCAATACGCGGTAGAAGAAGCAGTAGAAGCAGGTTGCACAGAAATGGTGTTCATTACAGGCCGCAACAAACGCAGTATCGAAGACCATTTCGACAAAGCCTACGAGCTGGAAACCGAGCTGGAAATGCGTCAAAAAGACAAACTGCTGGAACACGTTAAAGACATTCTGCCTTCTAACATTACCTGCCTTTACATTCGTCAAGCCGAGGCTTTGGGTTTAGGACACGCCGTATTGTGCGCCCGTGCCGCAGTGGGCGACGAACCCTTTGCCGTTATTCTCGCCGACGACCTGATTGACGCGCCCAAAGGCGCACTGAAGCAAATGGTCGATATCTACAATCAAAGCGGCAACAGCGTTTTGGGCGTGGAAACCGTCGATCCGTCGCAAACCGGTTCTTACGGCATTGTAGAAGTGGAAAAATTAAACAGCTTTCAACGGATTACCAATATTGTAGAGAAACCGAAGCCCGAAGAAGCGCCGTCCAATCTTGCTGTTGTCGGCCGTTACATCCTGACCCCGCGCATTTTCAGCCTTCTGGAAAACCTGCCACGCGGCGCAGGCAACGAAATCCAACTGACCGACGGCATTGCCCGCCTGTTGGATCACGAGTTCGTCCTCGCCCATGCCTTCGACGGCAAACGCTACGACTGCGGCAGCAAACTGGGTTATCTCGAAGCTACCGTTGCCTACGGCTTGAAACATCCGGAAACCGGCGCGCAGTTCCGCGAACTCTTAAAACAATATTCTTAA
- a CDS encoding CoA pyrophosphatase translates to MEMRQTDLVDFFGQASRYASIAQEERNRFVRQEGKTAAVLLAVVRREGQWQILLTRRADTLRHHTGQIAFAGGRSDEGDKDFIVTALRETEEETGIAPHFWQVFPLLPPYYTPSGYEVHPVLALCPENPPTCANSGEVAEIFYLPLDFALDMGNYGSRSFIHEGNMIATPVLPYLHYDIWGLTALILYGLAERYRYYCAGQKGVE, encoded by the coding sequence ATGGAGATGAGGCAGACCGATCTTGTGGATTTTTTCGGGCAGGCATCTCGTTATGCCAGCATAGCGCAAGAGGAACGAAACCGTTTTGTCCGGCAGGAAGGTAAAACAGCCGCCGTTTTGCTGGCAGTCGTTCGGCGGGAAGGGCAGTGGCAAATTTTGCTGACGCGTCGCGCCGATACCCTGCGCCACCATACCGGGCAGATTGCTTTTGCCGGAGGAAGGTCAGACGAAGGGGATAAAGACTTTATTGTGACAGCATTGCGTGAAACTGAAGAAGAGACGGGGATTGCACCGCATTTTTGGCAGGTTTTTCCACTGTTGCCGCCTTATTACACGCCGTCCGGTTATGAAGTACATCCGGTTTTGGCACTCTGTCCGGAAAATCCGCCAACTTGTGCCAATAGTGGGGAAGTGGCTGAAATCTTTTACTTGCCATTGGATTTCGCACTGGATATGGGCAACTATGGCAGCCGCAGCTTCATTCATGAAGGCAATATGATCGCTACGCCTGTTTTGCCGTATTTGCATTACGATATTTGGGGATTGACTGCGCTGATATTGTATGGGTTGGCAGAACGTTACCGGTATTATTGTGCCGGTCAGAAGGGTGTAGAGTGA
- a CDS encoding tetratricopeptide repeat protein, which produces MFLSPSHIRTLAAAVILLFSAQTIAAKQESAPEVKIQSQTIQKKNRRTPEARLAEQERLIAANDRAWKIFTLLGGEMALQKGDAGMALGTYMHMLDRTKSPDVAERALEMAVSLNAFEQAELIYQKWREIEPVPGAAQKRMTWLRDLLIGKNDKRLSGLDEVLAGATEEQNRRIFLLLAQTAVQQPDLAEKASAPVHKETLKYPEMPEAAIADAIYSAYDGKKKNAIAALQRLAKLDSEILPPTMLTLRLMAQRSPEILNGFFEQTDTRKLSSVWQELEITNLVANHRPDKAYSRLKTLLEDNPSPDLFIQAAILSSSRKDDLSVVNNYLEKAYQSGTSQQQSRAALIGAMTYADAKDYVKAKQWLGKINSADYIFDKTVLSASLEAEQGNGKAAWELAQRALKLPEQQGRFFGARELQRVSLFAIAKHDNPKKALSELNTLMAKASKQPDANQLLPDILYQRAMVYDKIGERDKAIADLRRQLEISPDSTSGMNALGYIMLSSPKYDLNEAFKLIQAAYQVDPENPAINDSLGWAYYLKGDAETALPYLQYAFEQYPDAEVASHLGEVLWKLGKPEDAKAIWNEGLKQEGDIGLLKETMRRFNIPVPPRKKHPSAKTK; this is translated from the coding sequence ATGTTTTTGTCTCCGTCCCATATCCGCACACTGGCAGCAGCCGTCATACTGCTGTTTTCTGCCCAAACCATTGCCGCCAAGCAAGAATCTGCACCAGAAGTCAAAATCCAATCCCAGACCATTCAGAAAAAAAACCGCCGTACGCCTGAAGCAAGGCTCGCCGAACAAGAGCGCTTGATTGCTGCAAACGATCGCGCTTGGAAAATTTTCACGCTTTTAGGCGGCGAAATGGCTTTGCAAAAAGGGGATGCCGGTATGGCCTTGGGTACCTATATGCATATGCTCGACCGCACAAAATCACCCGACGTAGCAGAACGCGCATTGGAAATGGCGGTTTCACTCAATGCATTCGAACAGGCCGAGCTGATTTATCAAAAATGGCGGGAAATCGAACCTGTTCCGGGTGCAGCGCAAAAACGCATGACCTGGCTGCGCGACCTTCTAATCGGAAAAAACGACAAACGCCTCAGCGGCTTGGATGAAGTCCTTGCAGGCGCTACCGAAGAACAAAACCGCCGTATTTTCCTGCTTCTGGCCCAAACCGCCGTCCAGCAGCCTGATTTAGCGGAAAAGGCCTCGGCACCAGTTCATAAAGAAACACTCAAATACCCTGAAATGCCTGAAGCGGCGATTGCAGATGCCATTTACAGCGCATACGACGGCAAGAAAAAAAATGCCATTGCCGCCCTGCAAAGACTCGCCAAACTGGATTCAGAAATCCTGCCCCCGACCATGCTCACCTTGCGCCTGATGGCGCAACGCAGTCCGGAAATCCTCAACGGATTCTTCGAACAAACCGACACGCGCAAACTGTCATCCGTATGGCAGGAGCTTGAAATCACCAACCTGGTTGCCAACCACCGCCCCGACAAGGCATACAGTCGTCTGAAAACGTTACTGGAAGACAACCCCTCGCCCGATTTGTTTATCCAGGCTGCGATACTATCCTCCAGCCGTAAAGATGACTTATCCGTTGTCAACAATTACCTCGAAAAAGCCTACCAATCCGGCACAAGCCAACAACAAAGCCGTGCCGCCCTGATCGGCGCCATGACTTATGCCGATGCCAAAGATTACGTCAAGGCCAAACAATGGCTCGGCAAAATCAATTCTGCGGATTACATTTTCGACAAAACCGTTCTCAGCGCCTCGCTCGAAGCCGAACAAGGCAACGGCAAAGCCGCGTGGGAATTGGCACAACGTGCGCTCAAACTGCCCGAGCAGCAAGGACGCTTTTTCGGTGCGCGCGAATTGCAACGTGTTTCCCTGTTTGCCATCGCCAAACACGACAACCCTAAGAAAGCACTATCAGAGCTGAATACACTTATGGCAAAAGCTTCCAAACAGCCTGATGCCAACCAACTGCTGCCCGACATCCTCTACCAACGCGCCATGGTTTACGACAAAATTGGAGAGCGCGACAAAGCCATTGCCGACCTTCGCCGCCAGTTGGAAATATCCCCCGACAGTACCAGCGGCATGAATGCTCTAGGCTATATCATGCTTTCTTCCCCGAAATATGATTTAAACGAAGCATTCAAACTGATTCAGGCCGCGTATCAGGTTGATCCGGAAAACCCCGCCATCAACGACAGCCTCGGTTGGGCATATTATCTGAAAGGCGATGCCGAAACTGCCTTGCCCTACCTGCAATACGCCTTCGAACAATATCCCGACGCCGAAGTCGCCTCGCATTTGGGCGAAGTTTTGTGGAAGCTCGGCAAGCCCGAAGATGCCAAAGCCATTTGGAACGAAGGTTTGAAACAAGAAGGCGACATCGGTTTATTGAAAGAAACCATGCGCCGATTCAATATTCCCGTTCCCCCGCGCAAAAAACACCCCTCCGCCAAAACAAAATAA
- the lolB gene encoding lipoprotein insertase outer membrane protein LolB, whose protein sequence is MKQTNILSAAALTLLITACARPELPQQNGWQPAETVNDFSAEGRIAVKLEGKGSYANFDWTYQNQVQTININTPIGSTVGQLCQDNQGVLAVDNKGRTYEAATAQELSTRLLGFELPIQYLHIWASGKRVAGAPYQLLPDSRLQQFDWTISRTLNSNGKPKTLLLESPKLTLRLAFDNLDDHPEGNTQTQCAARK, encoded by the coding sequence ATGAAACAGACCAATATATTATCCGCAGCCGCCCTAACCCTCCTCATCACCGCCTGCGCTCGCCCCGAGCTCCCGCAGCAAAATGGTTGGCAACCGGCTGAAACAGTCAACGATTTTTCCGCCGAAGGGCGAATCGCCGTCAAACTCGAAGGCAAAGGCTCTTACGCCAACTTCGATTGGACATACCAAAACCAAGTTCAAACCATCAACATCAACACCCCGATCGGCAGTACCGTGGGGCAGTTGTGTCAAGATAATCAAGGCGTATTGGCCGTCGACAACAAAGGCCGTACATATGAAGCCGCTACCGCACAAGAACTCAGCACCCGCCTATTGGGATTCGAACTCCCTATCCAATATCTGCACATTTGGGCAAGCGGAAAACGTGTAGCCGGCGCACCATACCAACTGCTCCCGGACAGCCGCCTGCAACAATTCGACTGGACAATTTCCCGCACACTCAACAGCAACGGCAAACCCAAAACCCTCCTATTGGAAAGCCCGAAACTCACTCTGCGCTTGGCATTCGACAACCTCGACGATCATCCCGAGGGCAACACCCAAACCCAATGTGCCGCCAGAAAATAA
- the ispE gene encoding 4-(cytidine 5'-diphospho)-2-C-methyl-D-erythritol kinase, producing MIPNEAQAFPAPAKLNLDLRITGKRADGYHNLESIFCLIDLCDTVYLKPRSDDLIILHTPTGGIPPEQDLAYRAASLLQKHTNSKSGVEIWLDKKIPTGAGLGGGSSDAATVLTVLNHWWECGLSRQQLIDLSATLGADIPFFLFGKNAFAKGIGEQLSPIDIPKQWYVVIKPKAHVSTPKIFSHRNLTRNSKPSIMPTFHSLQPFRNDMQAVVFQEYPEVWKAYCELSEYGSALMTGSGACIFLSTDSRQEANNIYQQVSQSYEAYCVEGLDIHPLFQMI from the coding sequence ATGATTCCAAACGAAGCACAAGCCTTCCCGGCTCCTGCCAAACTCAATCTGGATCTCAGAATCACCGGGAAACGCGCAGACGGCTACCACAACCTAGAAAGCATTTTCTGCCTGATTGACTTATGTGATACCGTTTATCTGAAACCACGTTCAGACGACCTTATCATACTCCACACACCGACAGGCGGTATTCCACCGGAACAAGACCTGGCATACCGTGCCGCATCTTTACTGCAAAAACACACTAACTCAAAATCAGGTGTTGAAATTTGGTTGGATAAAAAAATCCCGACAGGCGCCGGCTTGGGAGGTGGCAGTTCGGATGCGGCAACCGTACTCACCGTATTGAACCATTGGTGGGAATGCGGATTATCCCGCCAGCAGTTAATTGATTTAAGTGCGACTCTGGGCGCAGATATTCCCTTCTTCCTTTTCGGCAAAAATGCCTTTGCCAAAGGTATAGGCGAGCAATTATCCCCTATCGACATACCGAAGCAATGGTATGTCGTCATCAAACCCAAGGCCCATGTTTCCACTCCCAAAATTTTCTCGCATAGGAACTTGACACGAAATTCCAAACCAAGCATAATGCCGACTTTCCATTCTTTGCAGCCGTTTAGAAATGATATGCAGGCTGTTGTTTTTCAGGAATATCCTGAGGTTTGGAAAGCTTATTGTGAATTATCCGAATATGGTTCTGCACTAATGACAGGATCTGGAGCGTGTATATTTCTCTCTACGGATAGTCGGCAAGAAGCAAACAATATATACCAACAAGTTTCACAATCATATGAAGCATATTGTGTTGAAGGTTTAGACATTCATCCATTGTTTCAAATGATTTGA